Proteins from one Erysipelothrix larvae genomic window:
- a CDS encoding helix-turn-helix domain-containing protein, with translation MVISYDNLWKLLIDKKMNKTDLKDQAGITYNIIARLGKGESVSMESLYKICKSLQCNIGDIIEFKFD, from the coding sequence ATGGTGATTAGCTATGATAATCTTTGGAAACTCTTGATCGACAAGAAGATGAATAAAACTGATTTAAAAGATCAAGCCGGCATTACCTATAATATTATCGCTCGTCTCGGTAAAGGGGAATCGGTAAGCATGGAGAGCCTTTATAAAATCTGTAAAAGCCTCCAGTGTAATATCGGTGACATCATTGAGTTTAAGTTCGATTGA
- a CDS encoding ATP-binding protein yields the protein MFFGRENELKALENMHERNNFQMAVVYGRRRIGKTALISEFVSDKKSIYFSCEEVNDALNLAKFSQQLGELLGISGFPPVENWEVLFTIIAENFGHEHLVVVIDEYPYAASANRSLNSTLQHIIDHKFKNTNLFLILCGSSVSFMENQVLGEKSPLFGRRTGQIKVNALDYYDASKFYPDVSFEDKIRYYATIGGTPYYLSMIDPSLTFEENLKNLYFVINGYLFNEGTLLMKQEFREPAIYNSVLQAIASGAVTLSGIAGFTKLETSLISKYLLTLQELNYIERIIPFGSNPLKGKKSYYHITENFIAYWYRTIFSIRTEIERGHGDIYWQHSLNNLSEFIGPIFEEITRQYLRRVNAKNGLPFIAKTFGKWWGKDKKGDVQEIDIIVESLDGKNLIIGECKWTNSLKLSKTLQTLDKRATLFSDYTVQKMLFTKNAVETGDIDVKTISICDYFNL from the coding sequence ATGTTTTTTGGAAGAGAAAACGAGTTAAAAGCACTCGAAAACATGCATGAACGAAACAATTTTCAAATGGCGGTTGTCTATGGAAGAAGGCGTATTGGGAAAACTGCGCTCATAAGTGAGTTTGTTAGTGATAAAAAATCAATCTATTTTTCTTGTGAAGAAGTAAATGACGCTCTTAATTTAGCTAAATTTTCGCAACAATTAGGTGAATTACTGGGAATAAGTGGGTTTCCACCTGTAGAAAACTGGGAAGTATTGTTTACAATCATTGCGGAGAACTTTGGTCATGAACACTTGGTTGTCGTGATTGATGAATATCCCTACGCTGCAAGCGCAAACCGTTCTTTGAATTCAACACTTCAGCATATCATCGACCATAAATTTAAAAATACAAATCTTTTTTTGATTCTATGTGGCTCTTCAGTAAGCTTTATGGAAAATCAGGTGTTGGGTGAAAAAAGCCCATTATTTGGACGAAGAACAGGACAAATAAAAGTGAATGCTTTGGATTATTATGATGCATCGAAGTTTTATCCAGACGTAAGTTTCGAGGATAAAATTCGCTATTATGCAACAATCGGTGGAACACCTTATTACTTATCAATGATTGATCCAAGCTTAACTTTTGAGGAGAATCTAAAGAATTTGTACTTTGTCATTAATGGTTATCTCTTTAATGAGGGAACACTCTTAATGAAACAGGAATTTAGAGAACCAGCTATATATAATTCTGTGCTACAAGCAATTGCGAGTGGTGCTGTCACATTAAGTGGTATTGCAGGCTTTACGAAACTTGAAACGAGCCTGATTTCAAAGTATCTCCTTACTTTACAAGAATTGAATTACATTGAGCGAATTATTCCATTTGGTTCAAATCCACTCAAAGGAAAGAAAAGCTACTATCACATAACAGAAAACTTTATCGCTTATTGGTATCGCACTATTTTTTCAATAAGAACTGAAATTGAACGTGGTCATGGTGATATTTACTGGCAGCATTCACTGAATAATCTCAGTGAGTTTATTGGGCCGATTTTTGAAGAAATCACGCGTCAATATCTAAGACGTGTTAACGCAAAGAATGGCTTGCCTTTTATTGCGAAAACATTTGGAAAATGGTGGGGGAAAGACAAAAAAGGCGATGTTCAAGAAATTGATATTATTGTTGAGTCCCTCGATGGAAAAAACCTAATAATAGGAGAGTGTAAGTGGACTAATTCATTAAAACTTAGCAAGACTTTACAAACACTGGATAAGCGTGCAACGTTGTTTAGTGATTACACAGTTCAAAAGATGCTCTTTACTAAGAATGCTGTTGAAACAGGAGACATCGATGTCAAGACCATTTCAATTTGTGACTACTTTAACCTTTAA
- a CDS encoding leucine-rich repeat domain-containing protein, with translation MLFWKKDKSNAKDFNYDNNGKMISILGYKGSKKDGKLVIPSKIEGLPVEEIGEEAFRESNFSEIVLPSTLRIIRQSAFESCSKLISMIIPNSVKQIDSSAFCFCKSLESIVFPDGLQEISSDMCKFDDALRKVILPDSITAIHWGAFNYCFDLDEVRLPVNIQHLGNDAFDSFTAFTNSSEISQLVVTNGISASIVGAEHVEAVNSIFDRIDHSSYSRNKTIKSIVITEKTKLVEYQSFMHCTALERVEVMGKHTILKENCFSECRNLETLILASFTNITADTLKNCNPNIIFKDSRPPNEVSRLTEKQEIKLLRHILQQNALNVLRSLYLDYNFSKLSKDDPELVKVIKKAIKDKKIEFLEIMNKAGYLDAQVIDEYFEYAKSVKATISVNYLSSNTEAGKAHASTSKKRSENKSDIGNNDQKETEAPEIIEEDTLEDIEEDTLEDIEEDTLEDIEEDTLEDIEEDTLEDIEEDTLEDIEEDTLEDIEEDTLEDIEEDTLEDIEEDTLEDIEEDTLEDIEEDTLEDIEEDTLEDIEEDTLEDIEEDTLEDIEGDTPKDIEKDSLESGRSKSIDEVQNEMINDYTIVRNVKKSRAVRSYGVKK, from the coding sequence ATGTTATTTTGGAAGAAAGATAAGAGCAATGCTAAAGACTTCAATTACGATAATAATGGTAAGATGATTTCTATTCTAGGCTACAAAGGGAGCAAAAAAGATGGGAAATTAGTTATCCCGAGTAAGATTGAAGGATTACCTGTTGAAGAAATTGGAGAAGAAGCTTTCAGAGAAAGTAATTTTAGCGAAATCGTGCTTCCTAGCACACTAAGAATAATACGTCAAAGTGCATTTGAGAGTTGTAGTAAGCTGATTTCAATGATAATTCCAAATTCGGTCAAGCAGATCGACTCTTCCGCATTTTGCTTTTGCAAAAGTTTAGAGTCAATCGTTTTTCCTGATGGATTGCAAGAAATCAGTAGCGATATGTGTAAATTTGACGACGCGTTAAGAAAAGTGATTTTACCTGATAGTATAACTGCAATTCATTGGGGAGCATTTAATTACTGTTTTGATCTTGATGAGGTTAGACTTCCAGTAAATATTCAACATCTTGGAAATGATGCGTTTGACAGTTTTACAGCATTCACGAACTCTAGTGAAATATCGCAGTTGGTTGTTACTAATGGTATTTCGGCATCAATTGTTGGTGCTGAGCATGTGGAAGCTGTTAACAGTATATTTGATAGAATTGATCACTCGTCGTATTCAAGAAATAAAACCATAAAATCAATCGTTATTACTGAGAAGACAAAGTTAGTAGAATATCAAAGTTTTATGCATTGTACTGCATTAGAACGTGTTGAAGTCATGGGTAAACACACAATTCTAAAAGAGAATTGCTTTTCAGAATGTAGAAATCTTGAAACCTTAATACTCGCTTCATTTACTAATATCACTGCAGATACACTAAAAAATTGCAATCCCAATATTATTTTCAAGGACTCTAGACCTCCAAATGAAGTGAGTCGACTTACTGAAAAACAAGAAATAAAATTACTTCGGCACATACTACAACAAAATGCATTGAATGTATTGAGATCCCTTTATCTTGATTATAATTTTAGCAAGCTATCAAAGGATGATCCTGAGCTTGTTAAAGTTATCAAGAAAGCCATCAAAGATAAGAAAATAGAATTCTTAGAGATTATGAATAAAGCAGGATATCTTGACGCACAAGTGATTGATGAGTATTTTGAATATGCAAAATCAGTGAAAGCGACAATCTCAGTCAACTATCTTTCTTCAAATACAGAAGCTGGAAAAGCACATGCTTCAACCAGCAAGAAGCGGTCAGAAAATAAGAGTGACATTGGTAATAATGATCAAAAGGAGACTGAAGCTCCTGAAATTATTGAAGAGGATACACTTGAGGATATTGAAGAGGATACACTTGAGGATATTGAAGAGGATACACTTGAGGATATTGAAGAGGATACACTTGAGGATATTGAAGAGGATACACTTGAGGATATTGAAGAGGATACACTTGAGGATATTGAAGAGGATACACTTGAGGATATTGAAGAGGATACACTTGAGGATATTGAAGAGGATACACTTGAGGATATTGAAGAGGATACACTTGAGGATATTGAAGAGGATACACTTGAGGATATTGAAGAGGATACACTTGAGGATATTGAAGAGGATACACTTGAGGATATTGAAGAGGATACACTTGAAGATATTGAAGAAGATACACTAGAGGATATTGAAGGGGATACACCTAAAGATATTGAAAAGGACTCACTTGAAAGTGGTAGGTCAAAATCAATCGATGAAGTTCAAAATGAAATGATAAACGATTATACGATCGTTAGAAATGTCAAGAAATCACGGGCAGTAAGAAGTTATGGAGTAAAAAAATGA
- the rlmD gene encoding 23S rRNA (uracil(1939)-C(5))-methyltransferase RlmD, whose product MKHKRVSKNEIHEVEILDLSYEAYGVAKIDGFTVFIESVLPGEVVKVRIERVEKRFAFGKVLEVLKASKDRVDLIDPLGTRIGTMPLQHMAYEAQLQFKRKFVIDCFSKVMQIDQDIVLFTLGMDHPWHYRNKAQIPVREIQGHLETGFFKRNSHDLVPIENYHIQEPEIDEAILSIRNILRDLNIRAYDEVNHEGCIRHIIVRRGHITKEMMVILVTNGKTLPYREALVQRILEDCPNVVSIVQNINDQKTNVIMGNTSNLLFGEDKYYDKLLDKTFAISSHSFFQVNSKQTEVLYAKALELANISHDDIVIDAYCGIGTITLCASDLAHTVYGVEVVEDAITMAKYNASLNAITNTVFEAGKAEVVMQKWVKQGIKPDVIIVDPPRKGLAESFIDASIAMKPKRLIYVSCNPVTLAKDVKKYTEQGYELISVQPVDMFPHTTHVETVVLMSRVDK is encoded by the coding sequence ATGAAACATAAACGTGTGAGTAAAAATGAAATCCATGAAGTAGAGATTCTTGATTTAAGCTATGAAGCGTATGGTGTCGCGAAAATCGATGGTTTTACGGTATTTATCGAAAGTGTTTTACCCGGTGAGGTTGTTAAGGTTCGAATTGAACGTGTAGAGAAACGTTTTGCCTTTGGGAAGGTCTTAGAAGTACTTAAAGCATCCAAAGATAGAGTGGACCTTATTGACCCTTTAGGGACACGTATTGGTACAATGCCCCTTCAACATATGGCTTATGAAGCGCAACTTCAATTTAAACGTAAATTTGTCATCGATTGTTTCTCAAAAGTGATGCAGATTGACCAAGACATTGTGCTTTTTACACTGGGTATGGATCATCCATGGCACTATCGAAATAAAGCACAAATTCCTGTAAGAGAGATACAAGGACACCTTGAAACAGGGTTTTTTAAACGCAATTCACATGACCTTGTACCCATTGAGAACTATCACATCCAGGAACCTGAAATTGATGAAGCAATCCTTTCAATTCGAAACATTTTACGTGACTTAAATATCCGTGCTTATGATGAAGTAAACCACGAAGGCTGCATACGCCATATTATTGTGCGAAGGGGACATATAACAAAAGAGATGATGGTGATTCTTGTAACAAATGGGAAAACACTTCCCTATCGAGAAGCGCTTGTTCAAAGAATCCTAGAAGATTGTCCAAATGTAGTGAGTATTGTACAAAACATCAACGATCAAAAGACAAATGTTATCATGGGCAACACGTCCAATCTTCTATTTGGTGAAGATAAATACTATGATAAATTACTTGATAAAACCTTTGCGATTTCTTCACACTCTTTCTTCCAAGTAAACTCAAAACAAACAGAAGTCTTATATGCTAAAGCGCTTGAGCTTGCGAATATATCACACGATGACATCGTCATTGATGCATATTGTGGTATTGGCACAATTACACTATGTGCCTCTGATTTGGCACACACAGTCTATGGTGTAGAGGTTGTGGAAGATGCTATCACAATGGCGAAATATAATGCATCACTGAATGCAATAACAAACACAGTATTTGAAGCAGGTAAGGCAGAAGTGGTTATGCAGAAATGGGTAAAACAAGGCATCAAACCCGATGTTATTATTGTAGATCCACCACGCAAAGGACTTGCAGAGAGTTTCATTGATGCAAGTATTGCAATGAAGCCAAAACGTCTTATATATGTAAGTTGTAATCCTGTAACCCTTGCAAAAGATGTAAAGAAATATACAGAACAAGGGTATGAATTAATCAGTGTTCAACCTGTGGATATGTTTCCGCATACGACGCACGTTGAGACGGTAGTATTGATGTCAAGGGTGGATAAGTGA
- a CDS encoding RCC1 domain-containing protein: MEMYNSLEMYCSDYEALEIERLIKLGFLGETGRIEKIGFDASKYSIFLQNAGYEDLSYVFSDSYMYKLFPLAVFLLEVDDFYASPYISSYLYGFPAEKITDSQESMPKYIQNAIIGDFDQEFDEKDVKKKSFGAVHEVVLLKNGKLIGRGSNINGQIYYLDEFEDVVDISCGQFNTVVLQSDGSVVVTGRVGTNWRMPVSFNKLFVPSLSKNFLASYSDKSPYFYKVRIEMDKVGKRNKPAIFTENSENIGYFKTTFRGFNTHLMNIVDNYDYCINRPKRLKNKKWKEDYFALSSMSKVLPFLLDNNVTIIEHETWTDIKAIYTVDDGVLGVNSKGDLFFDGTAVNLHRVKEILKSINTNQLDVTGGL, encoded by the coding sequence ATGGAAATGTATAATTCCCTTGAAATGTATTGCTCAGATTATGAAGCGCTTGAGATTGAGCGATTAATTAAACTCGGATTCTTAGGAGAAACGGGAAGGATTGAGAAAATCGGTTTTGACGCATCTAAGTATTCGATTTTCTTACAAAATGCAGGTTACGAAGATTTAAGTTATGTGTTCAGCGATAGCTATATGTATAAACTCTTCCCTTTAGCAGTATTCTTGTTGGAAGTGGATGATTTTTATGCTTCCCCTTACATCTCATCGTATTTATATGGTTTCCCTGCTGAGAAAATAACAGATTCACAGGAAAGTATGCCAAAATATATTCAAAATGCCATTATTGGTGACTTTGACCAAGAATTCGATGAGAAGGACGTAAAGAAAAAATCCTTCGGTGCTGTTCATGAGGTTGTATTACTAAAGAATGGGAAACTTATCGGAAGAGGAAGCAATATTAATGGCCAAATTTACTATTTAGACGAGTTCGAAGACGTAGTAGATATATCGTGTGGACAATTTAATACTGTGGTCCTTCAATCTGATGGGAGTGTCGTTGTCACTGGGAGAGTAGGAACCAACTGGAGAATGCCAGTTTCATTTAATAAACTTTTTGTTCCAAGCCTTTCCAAGAATTTTCTAGCAAGTTATTCTGATAAGAGTCCCTACTTCTACAAAGTAAGGATCGAAATGGATAAGGTTGGTAAAAGGAATAAACCTGCTATATTTACCGAGAATTCAGAGAATATAGGCTATTTTAAGACGACATTCAGAGGATTTAATACACACCTAATGAATATAGTTGATAACTACGATTATTGCATCAATAGACCTAAAAGGCTTAAGAATAAGAAATGGAAGGAAGACTATTTTGCACTTTCTTCTATGTCAAAAGTTTTACCTTTTCTTCTAGACAACAATGTTACAATTATCGAACATGAAACATGGACCGATATAAAGGCAATTTATACAGTAGATGATGGTGTATTGGGGGTAAATTCCAAGGGCGATTTATTTTTTGATGGTACAGCAGTAAATCTTCATAGAGTAAAGGAGATTTTAAAGTCAATTAACACCAATCAATTAGACGTTACAGGAGGGCTATAA
- the hsdR gene encoding EcoAI/FtnUII family type I restriction enzme subunit R: MGKSHLSEEDIKLRYITPAIQNAGWDNKQIRMEYAFTAGRIILRGNITARGRKKSADYLLSYKNNFPLAIVEAKDNTQPVGAGLQQATDYAKALDVPYVYASNGDGFVEQNLITGEVKELKLEEFPSPEALYQRYRIDKGIDEAEEKVMLEPYYYIPNYKTPRYYQRVAINRAVDAVAKGQNRVLVVSATGTGKTYMTFQMIYRLWKSGLKKKILFLADRNVLIDQTMTGDFKPFSGKMTKVQNRNLDSSYEIYLALYQQLVGDDGEEAYRQFQPNFFDLIVIDECHRGSAKEESAWRKVLDYFTEATHIGCTATPIETKEASSFTYFGEPIYEYSLKQGIDDGFLAPYKVIRIGLDKDLEGYRPEAGKVDKHGYEIEDREYNVKDFDRNIVIDDRTRVVASKISEFLKKTDRFSKTIVFCVDIEHAERMRQSLINENKDLYAENDRYIMRITGDNDIGKAQLENFIDEESPYPVIAVTSKLMTTGVDAKMCKLIVLENNINSMTEFKQIIGRGTRLLEDYGKTYFTIMDFRNASRLFADPAFDGKPEVVIDLGGDDPVDEPETPTEEGEEGTGEDTGTDGVKEDDGEYVTDDTPPFDDEGEDKPRKYYVGDVLVKVLSERVQYVDKDGKLITESLIDYTKKNILEQYSRLDDFLSTWTEAERKQAIIDELQDDGVLLEAVRQELGKTELDDFDLICHIAYDKAPLTKKERAENVKKRHYLYKYSDVAKEVIEALLDKYANDGIKEIEDTKVLQLKEFQKIGSPMKIVKAFGGKEAYLKAVQELENEIYYA; the protein is encoded by the coding sequence ATGGGGAAAAGCCATTTGTCTGAAGAAGATATCAAATTAAGATATATCACACCTGCTATACAGAATGCGGGATGGGATAACAAGCAAATACGGATGGAGTACGCTTTTACAGCAGGGCGTATTATTTTGCGTGGAAATATTACGGCAAGAGGCAGAAAGAAAAGTGCTGACTACCTCCTGTCCTATAAAAACAACTTCCCTCTAGCCATTGTGGAAGCAAAGGACAATACACAGCCTGTAGGTGCTGGACTTCAACAAGCCACTGATTATGCCAAGGCACTGGATGTTCCTTATGTCTATGCTTCAAATGGAGATGGCTTTGTGGAGCAGAACCTCATCACAGGTGAAGTGAAGGAACTGAAATTAGAAGAGTTCCCATCACCAGAAGCGCTGTACCAAAGATACAGAATTGATAAGGGGATTGATGAGGCTGAAGAAAAAGTTATGCTGGAGCCTTATTACTACATACCTAATTATAAAACCCCTCGGTATTATCAACGGGTGGCTATTAATAGAGCGGTAGATGCTGTTGCTAAAGGACAAAATCGTGTCCTTGTAGTTAGTGCCACAGGTACCGGTAAAACTTACATGACCTTCCAGATGATCTATCGTTTATGGAAATCTGGATTAAAGAAGAAGATTCTTTTCTTGGCAGATCGGAATGTGCTGATTGACCAGACCATGACCGGAGACTTTAAACCCTTTAGTGGAAAGATGACCAAGGTGCAGAATAGAAATCTGGATAGTTCCTATGAGATTTATCTGGCACTTTATCAGCAGCTAGTTGGTGATGATGGTGAAGAAGCCTATCGCCAGTTTCAGCCAAATTTCTTTGACCTTATTGTCATTGATGAGTGCCACCGGGGTAGTGCTAAAGAAGAATCAGCATGGCGAAAAGTGTTGGACTACTTTACTGAAGCCACACATATTGGCTGTACAGCTACTCCAATTGAAACAAAGGAAGCCTCTAGCTTCACTTATTTTGGAGAGCCGATATATGAATACTCCTTAAAGCAGGGTATCGATGATGGGTTCCTAGCACCTTATAAAGTGATCCGTATCGGTCTGGATAAAGACCTTGAAGGCTATCGCCCAGAAGCGGGCAAAGTGGATAAGCATGGCTATGAGATAGAAGATCGAGAGTACAACGTCAAAGACTTTGATAGAAATATTGTCATTGACGATAGAACTCGGGTGGTAGCATCTAAAATATCTGAGTTTCTGAAAAAGACTGATCGGTTCAGTAAGACCATTGTTTTTTGTGTGGATATTGAACACGCAGAGAGGATGCGTCAATCACTGATCAATGAAAATAAGGATCTTTATGCCGAAAATGACCGTTATATCATGAGGATTACCGGTGACAATGATATCGGTAAAGCGCAGCTGGAAAATTTCATTGATGAAGAAAGCCCTTATCCGGTGATAGCAGTGACCAGCAAACTCATGACCACAGGTGTGGATGCCAAGATGTGTAAACTCATTGTACTGGAGAACAACATCAACAGCATGACTGAGTTCAAACAGATTATTGGTCGAGGAACACGCCTTCTTGAAGATTACGGCAAGACCTACTTTACCATTATGGACTTTAGAAATGCCAGTAGACTTTTTGCCGATCCTGCCTTTGATGGTAAGCCAGAAGTGGTCATTGACCTTGGGGGTGATGACCCAGTGGATGAGCCTGAAACACCTACAGAGGAAGGTGAAGAAGGTACTGGAGAAGATACAGGTACTGATGGTGTTAAAGAAGATGATGGCGAATATGTAACCGATGATACTCCACCCTTTGATGATGAAGGCGAAGACAAACCAAGAAAATATTATGTCGGCGATGTTCTGGTAAAAGTTCTATCAGAAAGAGTCCAGTATGTAGATAAGGATGGCAAGCTCATTACTGAAAGTCTTATTGACTACACAAAGAAAAACATCCTTGAGCAGTATTCAAGATTGGATGACTTCCTGAGCACCTGGACAGAAGCTGAAAGGAAGCAAGCCATCATTGATGAACTCCAGGATGACGGTGTGCTTCTTGAAGCGGTAAGACAAGAATTGGGAAAAACGGAGCTGGATGACTTTGATCTCATCTGCCACATAGCCTATGATAAGGCACCCCTGACCAAGAAGGAACGGGCAGAGAACGTGAAGAAAAGGCATTACCTTTACAAGTATTCAGATGTAGCCAAAGAGGTTATTGAAGCCCTACTTGACAAGTATGCCAATGATGGCATCAAGGAGATTGAAGATACGAAAGTACTTCAACTGAAAGAGTTCCAGAAAATTGGCAGCCCGATGAAGATTGTCAAAGCCTTTGGTGGTAAGGAAGCTTATTTGAAAGCAGTACAGGAGCTAGAAAACGAAATATATTACGCATAA
- a CDS encoding Y-family DNA polymerase, with the protein MQQPLVFDYDKEPSRDILCIDCKSFYASCEAVSRGLNPLTVKLVVMSYPSDNKNERGSGLILASSPAAKKAYNISNVSRARDLPFPYPEDLIIAPPRMNYYMQINKQINNIYRTFVDDSNIEVYSVDETFLDVTGSLKYFKCNNARELAKLIQIKVYKETGIYTTVGIGDNPLLAKLALDNEAKHTKDFKAEWRYEDVPDKIWNIKSLTDCWGIGRRTEKRLNNLGITSMYELAHTDYYKIKKSMGILGAQLYAHAWGIDRTFLGEPYAPKSESIGNSQVLNRDYYTKEEIEIVIREMSDQVATRLRKENKLCKSVSLWVGYSLSYLDDEGKRGFAKQVKVEATNSSKKIYQACLSIFNKYYDVQVVRNIGINCTKLESPFQEQLNLFESVEDKDKEHHLDEVVDTIRSKYGFTKLVYTSSLLRGGRAIARSKLVGGHAGGMSGLDEKGDADEKKKP; encoded by the coding sequence ATGCAACAACCGTTAGTCTTTGATTATGATAAAGAACCCTCGCGCGATATCTTGTGCATCGATTGCAAGAGCTTTTATGCGTCGTGTGAGGCGGTTTCTCGTGGGTTAAATCCACTGACTGTGAAACTTGTTGTGATGAGTTATCCCAGTGATAATAAAAACGAACGTGGAAGTGGCCTCATCCTTGCATCCAGTCCTGCAGCCAAGAAAGCCTACAACATCTCTAATGTAAGTAGAGCCCGTGATCTGCCCTTCCCTTATCCTGAAGATTTGATTATTGCACCGCCTCGCATGAACTATTACATGCAAATCAACAAGCAAATCAACAACATCTATCGGACCTTTGTCGATGACTCAAACATTGAAGTGTATTCGGTTGATGAGACCTTCCTAGATGTCACAGGTTCCTTAAAATACTTTAAGTGCAACAATGCACGTGAACTTGCGAAACTCATTCAAATTAAGGTCTATAAGGAAACTGGTATTTATACAACTGTGGGTATTGGGGATAATCCCCTCTTAGCTAAACTTGCTTTAGATAATGAAGCCAAACATACCAAGGACTTCAAAGCAGAATGGCGTTATGAAGATGTGCCCGATAAGATTTGGAACATTAAATCACTCACCGATTGTTGGGGGATTGGTCGACGTACTGAAAAACGCCTCAATAACTTAGGCATCACATCGATGTATGAATTAGCGCATACCGACTATTATAAGATTAAGAAAAGCATGGGAATCTTAGGCGCACAGCTTTATGCACATGCTTGGGGCATTGATCGTACCTTCTTAGGTGAACCCTATGCTCCCAAATCAGAATCGATTGGAAACTCACAAGTCCTCAATCGTGACTATTATACGAAAGAAGAAATTGAAATTGTAATTCGTGAAATGAGCGACCAAGTCGCAACACGCTTACGCAAAGAAAATAAGCTCTGTAAAAGTGTCAGCCTTTGGGTAGGTTATTCCTTGAGTTATTTAGATGACGAAGGGAAACGGGGGTTTGCGAAGCAAGTTAAAGTTGAGGCAACAAACAGCAGTAAGAAAATTTACCAAGCTTGCCTCTCAATTTTCAATAAGTACTATGATGTCCAGGTCGTTCGTAATATTGGAATCAACTGTACAAAGTTAGAATCTCCGTTTCAAGAGCAGCTGAACTTGTTTGAATCTGTTGAGGATAAAGATAAAGAACATCACCTTGATGAAGTGGTGGATACGATACGAAGTAAATACGGATTCACTAAACTTGTGTATACCAGTAGCCTATTAAGAGGTGGACGTGCCATTGCCCGTAGTAAACTGGTGGGTGGTCATGCAGGTGGTATGAGTGGACTGGATGAGAAAGGAGACGCAGATGAGAAAAAGAAGCCCTAA
- the tpx gene encoding thiol peroxidase → MEITRKGVPTQVEGVQPKVGDVAPKFTLKDLNNNTVSLDDFLGKKVLISVFPDINTRVCDLQTVHFFNLAGSLENTQIINISNNTQDDLKSWCATKNVDALMLHDDDKTFANAYGLWIPEFEVLARSVFVVDEEGKLAYVEIVPEMATEPNYEPAINACKA, encoded by the coding sequence ATGGAAATTACAAGAAAAGGTGTCCCGACTCAAGTAGAAGGTGTGCAACCTAAAGTCGGTGATGTTGCACCGAAGTTTACTTTAAAAGACCTAAACAATAACACAGTATCATTGGATGACTTTTTAGGAAAGAAAGTACTGATTAGTGTATTCCCTGATATTAATACCCGTGTTTGTGATCTACAAACGGTTCATTTCTTCAACCTTGCGGGATCCCTTGAAAACACACAAATCATTAATATTTCAAATAATACTCAAGATGATCTTAAGAGTTGGTGTGCAACAAAGAATGTTGATGCACTCATGCTCCATGATGATGACAAAACATTTGCCAATGCATATGGTTTATGGATTCCTGAGTTTGAAGTTCTTGCACGGTCGGTATTTGTCGTCGATGAAGAAGGCAAGCTTGCTTATGTTGAGATTGTTCCTGAAATGGCTACTGAACCAAACTATGAACCTGCAATTAATGCATGTAAAGCATAG